A single region of the Populus nigra chromosome 2, ddPopNigr1.1, whole genome shotgun sequence genome encodes:
- the LOC133682337 gene encoding L-cysteine desulfhydrase — MEGAKDPRNGGDSSPKQVSKKPRTSGHITEQEIHEEFSHHNLNVARINNGSFGSCPGSVLAAQKNWQLQFLQQPDDFYFNTLRKGILHSRTVIKNLINADDVDEISLVDNATTAAAIVLQQIGRAFAEGKFAKNDTVLMLHCAYEAVKKSIQAYVTRAGGSVIEVQLPFPVNSNEEIIAEFKRGLGKGKANGRKIRLAIIDHITAMPCVVIPVKELVKICREEGVEQVFVDAAHAIGSVDINVKEIGADFYVSNLHKWFFCPPSVSFLYCKKASLEFDVHHPVVSHEYGNGLPIESAWVGTRDYSSQLVVPAALEFVNRFEDGIHGIMKRNHEEVVKMGKMLAESWRTNLGSPPEMCAGMIMVGLPSRLRVSSEDDASRLRSHLRECHGVEVPIHYQGLRDGEEGVKDKDGVITAYARISHQIYNKFEDYCRFRDAVNHLAENRQIRRTISPE; from the coding sequence atggaaggagCCAAAGACCCTCGAAACGGCGGCGATTCGTCGCCAAAGCAGGTCTCCAAAAAACCTCGCACCAGTGGCCACATAACAGAACAGGAAATCCACGAAGAATTCTCTCACCATAATCTTAACGTAGCCAGAATTAACAACGGTAGCTTCGGTAGCTGCCCCGGATCTGTACTCGCTGCTCAAAAAAACTGGCAGCTTCAGTTCCTTCAACAACCCGACGACTTCTACTTCAATACTCTCCGAAAAGGAATTCTCCACTCACGTACTGTCATAAAAAACCTCATCAACGCTGATGATGTCGATGAAATCTCCCTCGTCGATAACGCCACCACTGCGGCCGCCATCGTCCTTCAACAAATTGGCCGTGCCTTCGCTGAAGGTAAGTTTGCTAAAAACGATACCGTTTTAATGCTCCACTGTGCTTACGAAGCGGTTAAGAAATCCATTCAAGCTTACGTCACGCGTGCCGGGGGTTCTGTTATTGAGGTTCAGTTACCGTTTCCGGTTAATTCGAATGAGGAGATAATTGCGGAGTTTAAGAGAGGATTAGGAAAAGGCAAAGCTAACGGTAGAAAGATTAGGTTAGCAATAATTGATCATATAACGGCGATGCCGTGTGTTGTTATTCCGGTTAAGGAGTTGGTTAAAATTTGTAGAGAAGAAGGCGTGGAGCAGGTTTTTGTTGATGCAGCTCATGCTATTGGCAGTGTTGATATAAATGTTAAAGAAATCGGGGCTGATTTTTACGTTAGTAATTTGCACAAGTGGTTTTTTTGTCCGCCATCAGTTTCATTTCTGTATTGTAAGAAAGCGAGTTTGGAATTTGATGTGCATCATCCGGTTGTTTCACATGAGTACGGAAATGGATTGCCGATTGAGAGTGCCTGGGTTGGGACTAGGGATTATAGCTCGCAATTAGTGGTGCCGGCGGCTTTGGAGTTTGTTAATCGGTTTGAGGATGGAATTCATGGGATAATGAAGAGGAACCATGAGGAGGTTGTTAAGATGGGGAAAATGTTGGCGGAATCATGGAGGACAAATCTTGGTTCTCCGCCGGAGATGTGTGCAGGAATGATCATGGTTGGTTTGCCTTCAAGATTGCGTGTTTCAAGTGAAGATGATGCTTCGAGGTTAAGGTCGCATTTGCGTGAGTGTCATGGGGTTGAGGTTCCAATACACTATCAGGGTTTAAGAGATGGTGAGGAGGGGGTGAAAGATAAGGATGGTGTTATAACAGCATATGCAAGGATTTCTCATCAGATTTATAACAAGTTTGAGGATTATTGCAGGTTTAGGGATGCTGTAAATCATCTTGCTGAGAATCGACAGATTCGCAGAACTATTTCTCCAGAGTGA
- the LOC133682480 gene encoding protein transport protein SEC23 A: protein MTNPPPPSLGYSVTVTPSNPDSSTPQPVKNSAPPPTMLPGAPRFPPPKLQQDQIPSPFFQNPNLLSPANGVRSPVPHLSTPPGPPVFKSPVRPAAVPFWTSPATPQPIAFSSGSTLPTSSPPHFSNGSVELQHQVPLATEDSTLVNESSCALFSAHKVLKQKKLTNVPSLGFGALFSPGREIFPGPQILQRDPHRCHNCGAYANLYCKILLGSGQWQCVICRKLNGSEGEYVAPSKEDLRNFPELSSPIVDYVRTGNKRPGFIPVSDSRMSAPVVLVIDDCLDEPHLQHLQSSLHAFVDSLPPTARIGIILYGRTVSVYDFSEESMASADVLPGDKSPIQESLKALIYGTGVYLSPMHASKEVAHKIFSSLRPYKSNIAEALRDRCLGTAVEVALAIIQGPSAEMSRGAVKRNGGNSRIIVCAGGPNTYGPGSVPHSFSHPNYPHLEKTALKWMENLGREAHRNNAVVDILCAGTCPVRIPVLQPLAKASGGVLVLHDDFGEAFGVNLQRASSRASGSHGLLEIRCSDDILITQVVGPGEEAHVDTHETFKNDNALCIQMLSVEETQSFALSMETKGDIKSDCVFFQFTVEYTNVYQADISRVVTVKLPTVDSVSAYLESFQDEVAAILIAKRTLLRAKNHSDAMDMRGTIDERIKDIALKFGSLVPKSKLHRFPKELSALPELLFHLRRGPLLGSIVGHEDERSVLRNLFLNASFDLSLRMVAPRCLMHREGGTFEELPAYDLAMQSDTAVVLDHGTDVFIWLGAELAADEGRSAAALAACRTLAEEITELRFPAPRILAFKEGSSQARYFVSRLIPAHKDPPYEQEARFPQLRSLTTEQRTKLKSSFIHFDDPSFCEWMRSLKVVPPEPS from the exons ATGACTAATCCACCACCACCTTCCCTTGGATATTCTGTTACTGTTACTCCCTCAAACCCTGACTCATCAACCCCTCAACCAGTGAAAAATTCTGCTCCTCCTCCTACAATGTTACCTGGAGCTCCGCGATTTCCTCCTCCTAAATTGCAACAAGATCAGAtcccttctcctttttttcagAACCCAAATTTGTTGTCACCTGCCAATGGGGTTAGGAGCCCAGTTCCTCATCTAAGCACCCCCCCTGGTCCTCCTGTTTTTAAATCGCCAGTCCGGCCTGCTGCTGTGCCTTTTTGGACTTCTCCTGCAACTCCTCAACCAATTGCTTTCTCATCAGGCTCAACATTGCCAACATCCTCGCCTCCTCATTTTTCAAATGGTTCAGTTGAGTTGCAGCACCAAGTTCCCCTCGCTACAGAGGACTCAACACTTGTCAATGAATCATCATGTGCTTTGTTCTCTGCTCACAAG GTCTTGAAGCAAAAGAAACTAACAAATGTTCCAAGTTTGGGCTTTGGGGCATTATTTTCTCCTGGGAGAGAGATTTTTCCAGGTCCTCAAATATTACAGCGTGATCCTCATCGTTGCCACAATTGTGGAGCTTATGCAAATCTTTATTGCAAGATATTACTTGGTTCAGGCCAGTGGCAATGTGTGATTTGCCGGAAACTGAATGGAAGTGAAGGTGAATATGTAGCTCCAAGCAAAGAAGATCTTCGCAACTTTCCAGAACTTTCATCACCCATTGTTGATTATGTTCGAACTGGGAACAAGAGACCTGGTTTTATTCCTGTTTCTGATTCCAGAATGTCTGCACCCGTCGTACTTGTTATAGATGACTGTTTAGATGAACCCCACCTGCAGCATTTGCAAAGCTCTTTGCATGCATTTGTGGATTCACTCCCCCCTACAGCAAGAATTGGAATAATACTATATGGTCGTACAGTGTCAGTTTATGATTTTTCAGAGGAATCAATGGCATCTGCTGATGTACTTCCTGGTGACAAATCACCTATCCAAGAGTCCTTGAAAGCATTGATCTATGGAACTGGTGTGTACTTGTCACCAATGCATGCTTCAAAGGAAGTAGCGCACAAAATATTCTCATCTTTGAGACCGTATAAATCGAACATTGCAGAAGCTTTAAGAGATCGGTGCCTGGGTACTGCAGTTGAGGTTGCTCTGGCTATAATTCAAGGACCATCAGCAGAAATGTCCCGAGGTGCAGTTAAAAGGAATGGAGGCAATAGCAGGATCATCGTGTGTGCTGGCGGGCCTAATACATATGGCCCTGGATCAGTTCCTCATTCTTTTAGCCACCCAAATTATCCTCATCTGGAAAAAACAGCCTTGAAATGGATGGAGAACCTGGGTCGTGAAGCCCATAGAAATAATGCAGTAGTTGACATTCTGTGTGCTGGAACTTGCCCTGTTAGAATTCCAGTTTTGCAGCCGCTTGCAAAGGCATCTGGAGGTGTTTTGGTTCTTCACGATGACTTTGGGGAGGCCTTTGGTGTGAATTTGCAAAGGGCATCTTCTAGGGCATCAGGTTCCCATGGTTTGTTGGAGATTCGAtgttctgatgatattttaattactCAAGTTGTGGGTCCTGGTGAAGAAGCGCATGTTGACACACACGAAACTTTCAAGAATGACAATGCACTCTGCATTCAAATGCTAAGTGTTGAAGAAACACAAAGCTTTGCACTCTCTATGGAAACTAAAGGAGACATCAAGAGCGATTGTGTATTTTTCCAGTTTACTGTTGAATACACAAATGTTTATCAAGCTGATATTTCAAGAGTGGTTACTGTCAAGTTGCCTACTGTGGATAGTGTTTCAGCATATCTTGAAAGTTTTCAAGATGAAGTGGCTGCAATCCTTATCGCCAAGAGAACCCTCTTGCGAGCCAAAAACCATTCAGATGCCATGGATATGCGTGGAACAATAGATGAAAGAATTAAAGACATTGCTTTAAAATTTGGGTCCCTAGTACCCAAGTCAAAACTTCATAGATTTCCTAAAGAACTCTCTGCATTACCAGAGCTCCTTTTCCATCTTAGAAGGGGCCCTCTTTTGGGAAGCATTGTTGGTCATGAAGATGAGAGGTCTGTGTTGcggaatttgtttttgaatgcaTCTTTTGATCTTTCACTCCGAATGGTAGCACCTCGTTGTCTAATGCACCGAGAAGGGGGAACTTTTGAGGAACTTCCAGCTTATGACCTTGCAATGCAGTCTGATACAGCTGTTGTTCTTGACCATGGTACAGATGTCTTCATTTGGTTG GGTGCTGAGCTAGCCGCTGATGAAGGAAGAAGTGCAGCTGCTTTAGCAGCTTGCAGAACATTAGCTGAAGAGATAACTGAATTGCGGTTTCCAGCACCTAGAATCCTTgcattcaag GAGGGAAGCTCTCAAGCTAGATATTTTGTTTCTCGGCTGATACCTGCGCACAAGGACCCACCTTATGAACAG GAGGCAAGATTCCCGCAGCTTCGATCTCTGACAACAGAACAACGAACAAAGCTAAAAAGCAGCTTTATTCACTTTGATGATCCAAGTTTCTGTGAGTGGATGCGAAGTCTGAAAGTGGTGCCCCCAGAACCAAGTTAA